One Prodigiosinella aquatilis DNA window includes the following coding sequences:
- the mtnN gene encoding 5'-methylthioadenosine/S-adenosylhomocysteine nucleosidase, with translation MKVGIIGAMEQEVTLLRDQIQNRQTFQRAGCEIYSGQLHGTEVALLKSGIGKVSAALGTTLLLEHCQPDVVINTGSAGGLAAALNVGDIVISDEVRYHDADVTAFGYEAGQMAGCPAAFVADTSLIAVAQDAIATLRLNAVRGLVVSGDAFINGAEPLARIRHLFPQAIAVEMEATAIGHVCHQFDVPFVVVRAISDVADQESHLSFDEFLSIAAKQSTRMVETMLQMLAQRQ, from the coding sequence ATGAAAGTGGGCATTATTGGCGCAATGGAACAAGAAGTTACCCTGTTAAGGGACCAAATCCAGAATCGTCAGACTTTCCAACGCGCGGGCTGTGAAATTTATAGCGGTCAATTACACGGTACTGAGGTTGCCTTACTGAAATCGGGCATCGGTAAAGTCTCAGCCGCATTAGGCACCACTCTGTTGCTGGAACACTGCCAGCCTGATGTTGTAATTAACACCGGTTCTGCCGGTGGGCTGGCTGCCGCGCTCAACGTAGGCGACATTGTAATCTCTGACGAGGTGCGCTATCACGATGCCGATGTGACAGCTTTCGGTTATGAAGCTGGCCAGATGGCAGGCTGTCCGGCGGCGTTTGTGGCCGATACATCGCTTATCGCAGTGGCACAGGACGCGATTGCCACACTGCGGCTGAATGCCGTACGGGGTCTGGTGGTTAGCGGCGATGCTTTCATTAATGGTGCCGAACCGCTGGCGCGCATCCGTCATCTCTTTCCACAGGCCATTGCCGTTGAAATGGAAGCAACCGCCATCGGTCATGTTTGTCACCAGTTTGACGTACCTTTTGTCGTCGTCCGAGCCATTTCAGACGTAGCAGATCAGGAATCTCATCTCAGCTTCGATGAATTCCTGTCCATAGCCGCCAAACAGTCTACTCGCATGGTGGAAACCATGTTACAGATGCTGGCACAACGCCAGTAA